One Streptococcus sp. S1 DNA window includes the following coding sequences:
- the groES gene encoding co-chaperone GroES, with protein MLKPLGDRVVLKVEEKEQTVGGFVLAGASKADTKTAEVVAVGEGVRTLSGELIAPAVKAGDHVLVESHAGIEVKDGEETYTIVGTANILAIVE; from the coding sequence ATGTTAAAACCATTAGGAGACCGTGTGGTCTTAAAAGTAGAAGAAAAAGAACAGACTGTTGGAGGTTTTGTCCTCGCAGGTGCGAGCAAGGCCGATACAAAAACAGCTGAAGTAGTGGCCGTTGGCGAAGGTGTGCGTACCCTAAGTGGCGAACTCATTGCTCCAGCTGTAAAAGCAGGAGACCACGTTTTGGTTGAAAGCCATGCAGGAATTGAAGTTAAAGATGGGGAAGAAACCTACACCATCGTTGGAACAGCAAACATTCTTGCAATTGTAGAGTAA
- a CDS encoding PTS system mannose/fructose/sorbose family transporter subunit IID, translating to MRRIFKMADRKKISKKTLAKAFHHWYYGHLTCFSQEHMQTFGYLTSMLPIVEEMYDTKEEQKDAMQTYTAFFNTEPQLGSLVVGITAGLEEARANGDAVDGETINGMRAGLMGPIAGIGDSLVVGTLIPVLLGIALGLSKGGNVAGALFYIVVWNLLVYFGMRFAFFKGYQLGDKAVEFLVGPKGQALRKAISVVGGMVIGAVAATWVSVTTALQFKNSEGKVFLNIQEKIDGVYPGLLTAAFITLCWWLMSKKKISPNKVMLLLVVVALIGVALGIFDPHLKY from the coding sequence ATGAGGAGGATATTTAAAATGGCTGATAGAAAGAAAATTTCAAAGAAAACATTAGCAAAAGCATTCCATCATTGGTATTATGGTCATTTGACTTGTTTCTCTCAAGAACATATGCAAACCTTCGGGTACTTGACTTCTATGCTTCCAATCGTAGAAGAAATGTATGACACAAAAGAGGAACAAAAGGATGCTATGCAAACCTATACGGCCTTCTTCAACACTGAACCACAACTTGGATCTCTTGTTGTAGGGATCACAGCTGGTTTGGAAGAAGCGCGTGCAAACGGAGATGCAGTGGATGGCGAAACCATCAACGGTATGCGTGCCGGTTTGATGGGACCAATCGCTGGTATTGGTGACTCATTGGTTGTTGGTACCTTGATCCCAGTTCTCTTAGGGATTGCCCTTGGTCTTTCTAAAGGTGGTAACGTCGCTGGTGCTCTCTTCTACATCGTCGTATGGAACCTCTTAGTCTACTTTGGTATGCGCTTTGCCTTCTTCAAAGGTTACCAATTAGGGGATAAAGCCGTTGAATTCCTTGTAGGACCAAAAGGACAAGCTCTTCGTAAAGCGATCAGCGTTGTCGGTGGTATGGTTATCGGTGCCGTAGCAGCTACTTGGGTATCTGTTACAACAGCCCTTCAATTCAAGAATTCTGAAGGAAAAGTCTTCTTGAACATCCAAGAAAAGATCGATGGTGTTTATCCAGGTCTCTTGACAGCAGCCTTCATCACTCTTTGCTGGTGGTTGATGTCTAAGAAAAAAATTTCACCAAACAAAGTCATGTTACTTCTCGTTGTAGTTGCTTTGATCGGTGTTGCCCTTGGTATCTTCGACCCACATCTTAAATACTAA